Proteins encoded in a region of the Agromyces protaetiae genome:
- a CDS encoding glutamine synthetase family protein, which produces MDKQRDFVLRTIEERGVKFVRLWFTDVVGTLKSVAIAPAEVEGAFNEGIGFDGSAIEGLSRTYESDLLAYPDPTTFQTLPWRGEIDPTGRMFCDITTPDGEPAVSDPRNVLKRTLARAADRGFTFYTHPEIEFYLLKSSKYGSEGPAPVDSAGYFDNVPGGTAHDFRRRSVRMLEDLGISVEFSHHEAGPGQNEIDLRYADALTTADNIMTFRTVVKEVAIEQGVYATFMPKPFSDYPGSGMHTHLSLFEGDANAFYEAGAQYQLSKIGRQFIAGLLRHSREISAVTNQFVNSYKRIWGGDEAPSFVCWGHNNRSALVRVPLYKPNKGQSARVEYRAIDSAANPYLAYSLLLAAGLKGIEEGYELPPEAEDNVWTLSDSERRALGYDPLPASLDHAIEFMEESELVAETLGEEVFSFVLANKRAEWRDYRAQVTPFELQRNLEIL; this is translated from the coding sequence ATGGACAAGCAGCGGGACTTCGTGCTCCGGACCATCGAGGAGCGAGGGGTCAAGTTCGTCAGGCTCTGGTTCACCGACGTCGTGGGCACGCTGAAATCCGTCGCGATCGCGCCCGCCGAGGTCGAGGGCGCATTCAACGAGGGCATCGGTTTCGACGGTTCGGCGATCGAGGGCCTGAGCCGCACCTATGAGTCCGACCTGCTGGCGTACCCCGACCCGACGACGTTCCAGACGTTGCCGTGGCGCGGCGAGATCGACCCCACCGGGCGCATGTTCTGCGACATCACGACGCCCGATGGCGAGCCCGCGGTCTCCGACCCGCGCAATGTGCTGAAGCGCACCCTCGCGCGCGCAGCCGACCGCGGCTTCACCTTCTACACGCACCCCGAGATCGAGTTCTACCTGCTCAAGTCGTCGAAGTACGGGTCCGAGGGGCCGGCGCCCGTCGACTCAGCTGGGTACTTCGACAATGTCCCGGGCGGCACCGCTCACGACTTCCGCCGCCGCTCGGTGCGGATGCTCGAAGACCTCGGCATCTCCGTCGAGTTCAGCCACCATGAGGCCGGTCCCGGCCAGAACGAGATCGACCTCCGGTACGCCGACGCGCTCACGACGGCCGACAACATCATGACGTTCCGCACGGTCGTCAAAGAGGTGGCGATCGAGCAGGGCGTGTACGCGACGTTCATGCCGAAGCCGTTCTCCGACTATCCGGGCAGTGGCATGCACACGCACCTCTCCCTGTTCGAGGGCGACGCCAACGCGTTCTACGAGGCGGGCGCGCAGTACCAGCTGTCGAAGATCGGCCGACAGTTCATTGCGGGTCTGCTGCGGCATTCGCGCGAGATCTCGGCGGTCACGAACCAGTTCGTGAACTCGTACAAGCGCATCTGGGGCGGCGACGAGGCACCCAGCTTCGTCTGCTGGGGGCACAACAACCGGTCGGCGCTCGTGCGCGTGCCGCTCTATAAGCCGAACAAGGGCCAGAGTGCGCGCGTGGAGTACCGCGCGATCGACTCGGCCGCGAACCCGTACCTCGCATACTCGCTGCTGCTCGCCGCGGGACTCAAGGGCATCGAGGAAGGCTATGAGCTTCCGCCCGAGGCCGAGGACAACGTCTGGACGCTGAGCGACAGCGAGCGGCGCGCGCTCGGCTACGACCCGCTGCCCGCGAGCCTCGATCACGCGATCGAGTTCATGGAGGAGTCGGAGCTCGTGGCCGAGACGCTCGGCGAAGAGGTGTTCAGCTTCGTCCTCGCGAACAAGCGCGCCGAATGGCGCGACTACCGCGCGCAGGTCACGCCCTTCGAGCTGCAGCGGAACCTCGAGATCCTCTAG
- the panB gene encoding 3-methyl-2-oxobutanoate hydroxymethyltransferase, whose translation MPPESNPVNADATAPHAGEQTPYGGAAAKVAGPKRVRTRHFQNAKREGIKITGLTSYDQLTARIFDEAGIDFLLVGDSAGNTVLGYDTTLPVTIDELIPLTRAVAGAVTRAFVVADMPFGSYENGPEEALHTAIRFMKETGAHAVKLEGGERSRKQIHRIVQAGIPVMGHVGYTPQSEHGLGGHLIQGRGEGLDQLLADAIAVQEAGAFAVVLEMVPADAARQVTERLSIPTISVGAGPHTDGQLLVWTDWAGLTTGRIPKFVKQYADLAGILSGAAKAWVADVADGTYPDASHSYE comes from the coding sequence ATGCCTCCTGAGTCCAACCCCGTCAACGCCGACGCGACCGCTCCGCACGCGGGTGAGCAGACCCCGTACGGCGGCGCTGCGGCGAAGGTCGCCGGTCCGAAGCGGGTCCGTACGCGGCACTTCCAGAACGCCAAACGCGAGGGCATCAAGATCACGGGGCTCACGAGCTACGACCAGCTCACGGCGCGCATCTTCGACGAGGCGGGCATCGACTTCCTGCTGGTCGGCGACTCGGCCGGCAACACCGTGCTCGGCTACGACACGACGCTGCCGGTCACCATCGACGAGCTGATCCCGCTGACCCGCGCGGTCGCGGGCGCCGTGACCCGCGCCTTCGTCGTCGCGGATATGCCGTTCGGGTCATACGAGAACGGGCCGGAGGAGGCGCTGCACACCGCGATCCGCTTCATGAAGGAGACCGGCGCGCATGCGGTCAAGCTCGAGGGCGGCGAACGCAGCCGCAAGCAGATCCATCGCATCGTGCAGGCCGGCATCCCCGTCATGGGCCACGTCGGCTACACACCGCAGAGCGAGCACGGGCTCGGCGGCCACCTGATCCAGGGTCGCGGCGAAGGCCTCGACCAGTTGCTCGCCGACGCGATCGCGGTCCAAGAGGCGGGCGCGTTCGCGGTCGTCCTCGAGATGGTGCCGGCGGATGCCGCGAGGCAGGTCACCGAGCGCCTGTCCATCCCCACGATCAGTGTCGGGGCCGGCCCGCACACCGACGGGCAGCTCCTCGTCTGGACCGACTGGGCGGGGCTCACGACCGGACGCATCCCGAAGTTCGTCAAGCAGTACGCCGACCTCGCGGGCATCCTGAGCGGTGCCGCCAAGGCGTGGGTCGCCGACGTCGCAGACGGCACTTATCCCGACGCCTCACACTCGTACGAGTGA
- a CDS encoding SPOR domain-containing protein — MAEDIEHQYWYNMHTGEVEYGFESPSVDRVGPFATREEAERALEILRANSAKWAEEERAED, encoded by the coding sequence ATGGCCGAAGATATCGAGCACCAGTACTGGTACAACATGCACACCGGTGAGGTGGAGTACGGCTTCGAGTCGCCGTCCGTCGACCGCGTCGGCCCGTTCGCCACTCGCGAGGAGGCCGAGCGCGCGCTCGAGATCCTCCGCGCGAACAGCGCGAAGTGGGCCGAGGAGGAGCGCGCCGAAGACTAG
- the ppgK gene encoding polyphosphate--glucose phosphotransferase gives MATSHAIGIDIGGTGIKAAVVDLATGDLVSDRRKLATPEGGRPADILKATRELLAEFDDPAGPRLPIGVCFPAIVKRGHTLSAANISDEWIGLPAEQMFEQELGRDIHFINDADAAGYAETRFGAAKGVDGLVILTTLGTGIGSAFLYDGVLIPNTELGHLEIDGHDAERRAAYSAMERESLSWEDWAERLQRYYSVVEFLFSPDLFIVGGGVSKHQEHFLPLLDLKTPIVPAVHRNNAGILGAASLASR, from the coding sequence ATGGCGACATCCCACGCGATCGGCATCGACATCGGCGGCACAGGCATCAAGGCTGCGGTCGTCGATCTTGCGACCGGTGACCTGGTCTCCGACCGGCGCAAGCTGGCGACTCCTGAGGGCGGCCGACCGGCCGACATCCTCAAGGCGACGCGCGAGCTCCTCGCCGAGTTCGACGATCCGGCCGGCCCGCGCCTGCCGATCGGCGTCTGCTTCCCGGCGATCGTGAAGCGCGGGCACACGCTGTCCGCGGCGAACATCTCCGACGAGTGGATCGGCCTGCCGGCCGAGCAGATGTTCGAGCAGGAGCTCGGGCGCGACATCCACTTCATCAACGACGCGGATGCCGCAGGCTACGCCGAGACCCGGTTCGGTGCGGCCAAGGGCGTCGACGGCCTCGTGATCCTGACGACGCTCGGCACCGGCATCGGCAGCGCATTCCTGTACGACGGCGTGCTCATTCCGAACACCGAGCTCGGGCATCTCGAGATCGACGGCCATGACGCCGAGCGTCGCGCCGCCTATTCGGCGATGGAGCGCGAGTCGCTCTCGTGGGAGGACTGGGCCGAGCGCCTGCAGCGCTACTACTCGGTCGTCGAGTTCCTGTTCTCCCCCGACCTGTTCATCGTCGGCGGCGGCGTGTCCAAGCATCAGGAGCACTTCCTGCCGCTCCTCGACCTGAAGACGCCGATCGTCCCGGCGGTGCACCGCAACAACGCCGGGATCCTCGGGGCCGCGTCGCTCGCCTCGCGCTGA
- a CDS encoding zinc ribbon domain-containing protein produces the protein MKATPTEQQELLRLQAVDTRLAQLAHKLGSLPQAAPLADLAKQDDAVRRSRAEAFGALEDTKAELARFESDVALVEARIARDSERLTHTSSMKDVSALEAELVSLRKRLSDLEDAELVVMERVEQATSAVAAIDDERAAIAVAQSKLEAERDEAAAGLATDRDHAERDRAVIAGGVPEGLLAFYEQRRARGGGVGAALLQHRTCGGCTMTLTGSDLEAVRRAAPDDVLQCPECDRILVRTDESGL, from the coding sequence GTGAAGGCCACTCCCACCGAACAGCAGGAGCTGCTCAGGCTCCAGGCCGTCGACACCCGGCTCGCGCAGCTCGCGCACAAGCTCGGATCGTTGCCGCAGGCCGCTCCGCTCGCCGATCTCGCGAAGCAGGACGACGCCGTCCGGCGTTCGCGGGCCGAGGCGTTCGGCGCGCTCGAGGACACCAAGGCCGAGCTGGCGAGGTTCGAGTCCGACGTCGCGCTGGTCGAGGCGCGCATCGCGCGCGACAGTGAGCGGCTCACGCACACGTCGTCGATGAAGGACGTCAGCGCGCTCGAGGCCGAGCTGGTCTCCCTCCGCAAGCGCTTGTCCGACCTCGAGGACGCCGAGCTCGTGGTCATGGAACGCGTCGAGCAGGCGACGTCGGCCGTCGCGGCCATCGACGATGAGCGGGCGGCGATCGCCGTCGCGCAGAGCAAGCTCGAGGCCGAGCGCGACGAGGCGGCCGCGGGTCTCGCGACCGACCGCGATCACGCCGAGCGGGATCGCGCCGTCATCGCCGGCGGCGTGCCCGAAGGACTGTTGGCCTTCTACGAGCAGCGGCGCGCACGCGGCGGCGGTGTCGGCGCCGCGCTGCTGCAGCACCGCACCTGCGGCGGGTGCACGATGACGCTGACCGGGTCGGACCTCGAAGCGGTGCGCCGCGCCGCGCCCGACGACGTGCTGCAGTGCCCCGAGTGCGACCGCATCCTCGTGCGCACCGACGAGTCGGGGCTCTGA
- a CDS encoding Nif3-like dinuclear metal center hexameric protein, which translates to MPVQLRELLDTIERLWPIAGAEGWDAPGLVTGDPQGSVSRVLLAVDAVAATVDEAVDSGADLLLTHHPLLLRGVTSVAEDRYKGALIVRLIRANCALIAAHTNADVVEDGTSAILADRLGLTDATPIVPGLEPARGLGRVGRLAEPTTLGRFARGLAEILPPTATGVRVSGGYDDVVETVAVCGGAGDSLLAHPAVRAADVYVTADLRHHPASEAREQALLGRGPALVDVSHWASEWLWLDRAAAQLRAEHPDLELAVSELRTDPWDFQVVQ; encoded by the coding sequence GTGCCTGTGCAGCTCCGCGAACTCCTCGACACGATCGAGCGGCTCTGGCCGATCGCGGGCGCGGAGGGCTGGGATGCGCCGGGGCTCGTGACCGGTGACCCGCAAGGCTCCGTCTCGCGTGTGCTGCTCGCGGTCGACGCGGTCGCGGCGACCGTCGACGAGGCCGTCGACTCGGGCGCCGACCTGCTGCTCACGCACCATCCGCTGCTCCTGCGCGGTGTCACCAGCGTCGCCGAAGACCGCTACAAGGGCGCGCTCATCGTGCGTCTGATCCGCGCGAACTGTGCACTGATCGCGGCGCACACGAACGCCGACGTCGTCGAGGACGGCACGTCGGCGATCCTCGCCGACCGGCTCGGGCTGACGGATGCCACGCCCATCGTTCCCGGCCTCGAGCCCGCTCGCGGGCTCGGCCGGGTCGGCCGACTCGCCGAGCCGACCACGCTCGGCCGGTTCGCGCGTGGACTCGCCGAGATCCTGCCGCCCACCGCGACCGGGGTGCGTGTCTCGGGCGGCTATGACGACGTCGTCGAGACGGTCGCCGTCTGCGGGGGAGCCGGCGACTCGCTGCTCGCGCACCCCGCGGTCCGCGCTGCCGACGTGTACGTGACCGCCGATCTCCGGCACCACCCGGCGTCCGAGGCACGTGAGCAGGCGCTGCTCGGCCGCGGCCCGGCGCTCGTCGACGTGTCGCACTGGGCCAGTGAATGGCTCTGGCTCGACCGTGCCGCCGCACAGCTCCGTGCGGAGCATCCCGACCTCGAGCTCGCCGTGAGCGAGCTGCGCACCGACCCCTGGGACTTCCAGGTGGTGCAATGA
- a CDS encoding copper resistance CopC family protein, with product MSRRRSGPRAATLGAAVAVLAALTAGPNAWAHAELISTAPAPGEPVAGAPTEVTLTFSEDLLTAGAEVLVTDQNAKDPHDLAASDPVVDGSVVTVELEPLADGDYEVMWRVVSADGHPVLGAFSFFVGAAAARTQPAPGVPSFEPDTPVAHEGADPLGSGLVTWLVLLTLAAGAALGIAWWLMMVRRRHRGTRRCERRRGARALGG from the coding sequence ATGAGCCGCCGCCGAAGCGGACCGCGCGCCGCGACACTCGGCGCGGCCGTCGCCGTGCTCGCCGCGCTGACCGCCGGCCCGAACGCCTGGGCGCACGCCGAGCTCATCTCGACCGCGCCGGCGCCCGGCGAGCCCGTCGCGGGGGCGCCCACGGAGGTCACGCTCACCTTCTCGGAGGATCTGCTCACCGCCGGCGCCGAGGTCCTCGTCACCGACCAGAACGCCAAGGACCCTCACGATCTGGCTGCGAGCGATCCCGTCGTCGACGGGTCCGTCGTCACGGTCGAACTCGAGCCCCTGGCCGACGGCGACTACGAGGTCATGTGGCGCGTGGTCTCGGCCGACGGCCACCCCGTCCTCGGCGCGTTCTCGTTCTTCGTGGGCGCCGCCGCCGCGCGCACGCAGCCGGCGCCCGGGGTGCCGAGCTTCGAACCCGACACGCCCGTCGCGCACGAGGGGGCCGACCCGCTCGGGAGCGGCCTGGTGACCTGGCTCGTGCTGCTCACGCTCGCGGCGGGCGCCGCCCTCGGCATCGCGTGGTGGCTGATGATGGTGCGTCGCCGGCATCGCGGCACACGTCGGTGCGAGCGACGCCGCGGGGCGAGGGCACTGGGCGGCTAG
- a CDS encoding phosphotransferase family protein, producing the protein MHLEDVDRTMLAEIGRRHGLWDADREPELISRRAENTTFAVGECIVRRSTDPRALAREVALLGALAASTTVPVPIPLMYDPDLGVFAYRRLTGTPLIHLRSRESEPVERALIDVLGTLRALGAAHLLPADPYPNEAWRRDALDAFETIRPHLTSEQARRIAESFDEAPPPDRGDVIAQHNDLGAEHILVDDVGRVTGVIDWTDAARADPARDLGSIYRDLGPGSAFRVSEALGQPVTDDEASRIRFHARCTWIEDAAFALAAPTSRQAYLDNVRHTFGHTFGPAR; encoded by the coding sequence GTGCACCTCGAGGACGTCGATCGGACGATGCTCGCCGAGATCGGACGCCGGCACGGGCTCTGGGATGCGGACCGGGAGCCCGAGCTCATTTCGCGCCGTGCCGAGAACACGACCTTCGCGGTGGGCGAGTGCATCGTCAGGCGCAGTACGGACCCCCGTGCGCTCGCTCGCGAGGTCGCGCTGCTCGGTGCGCTCGCGGCGTCGACGACCGTGCCCGTTCCGATCCCGCTGATGTACGACCCCGACCTCGGCGTGTTCGCGTACCGGCGACTCACCGGCACCCCGCTGATCCATCTGCGGAGCCGGGAGTCGGAGCCGGTGGAGCGCGCGCTGATCGACGTGCTGGGAACGCTCCGGGCGCTCGGAGCCGCGCACCTCCTCCCGGCCGACCCCTACCCGAACGAGGCGTGGCGCCGGGACGCCCTCGACGCGTTCGAGACGATCCGTCCGCACCTCACCTCCGAGCAGGCACGACGCATTGCGGAGTCCTTCGACGAAGCCCCTCCGCCGGACCGAGGCGACGTGATCGCGCAGCACAACGACCTGGGCGCCGAGCACATCCTCGTCGATGACGTCGGTCGGGTGACGGGCGTCATCGACTGGACGGACGCCGCTCGTGCCGACCCCGCCCGCGACCTCGGATCGATCTACCGGGACCTCGGTCCCGGCTCCGCCTTCCGCGTGAGCGAGGCGCTCGGGCAGCCGGTCACGGATGACGAGGCCTCCCGCATCCGATTCCACGCGCGCTGCACGTGGATCGAGGACGCCGCGTTCGCGCTCGCGGCGCCGACCTCGAGGCAGGCCTATCTCGACAACGTCCGGCACACGTTCGGCCACACCTTCGGGCCCGCCAGATGA
- a CDS encoding Dyp-type peroxidase: MNDDHDDHDDDHDRAQADLPQRRSVTLSRRALLGSTVATVGAAAAGGFAAGGFAAGHLIAPRSPPEAVAAKAAVVPASGVHQAGIDTPQQIYATLVAVDLTVGDAATLRNLLQDLTETIARITRGEDPPPSPLFPPGASVPTDFATGLSPARLTVTVGLGPRVFTLPGVERPAPRRLRELPAFDGDGLDARWCDGDLLFQICADDPQVVSAAMRSIRARIPGYATLRWTQSGFLGVPADGGTPRNMFGHKDGTSNPRLGSAELAETVWALDDEPEWFAGGTYLVFRKIRMKTADWDLTARDEQDAVIGRRRSDGAPLTGKAEFDEPDLTARSGADPVIATDAHIRRVRGIPMLRRSYTYDYGQLIATAGGSPDPTTPETQHEHAPGTPEHTHGGHGAIDVGLLFCAYGNDPDEQFIRAQRRSAEQDRLNRFVTHTGSAIFAVLPGFGDDGYLGDTLLRGRGGG, translated from the coding sequence TTGAACGACGACCACGACGACCACGACGACGACCACGACCGGGCGCAGGCCGATCTGCCACAGCGGAGGTCCGTCACGCTCTCGCGTCGGGCGCTGCTCGGATCCACCGTGGCGACGGTCGGCGCCGCCGCCGCGGGCGGCTTCGCGGCGGGCGGCTTCGCCGCGGGACACCTGATCGCGCCCCGCTCTCCGCCGGAAGCGGTGGCGGCGAAGGCCGCCGTGGTGCCGGCCTCCGGGGTGCACCAGGCGGGCATCGACACCCCGCAACAGATCTACGCGACACTGGTCGCCGTCGATCTCACCGTCGGCGATGCCGCGACGCTCCGGAACCTCCTGCAGGATCTGACCGAGACGATCGCCCGGATCACGCGAGGCGAGGACCCGCCGCCGTCGCCGCTCTTCCCGCCCGGCGCGTCGGTGCCGACGGACTTCGCCACGGGTCTCTCGCCCGCTCGGCTGACGGTCACCGTGGGACTCGGCCCGAGGGTGTTCACGCTCCCCGGCGTCGAACGGCCGGCTCCGCGACGGCTTCGCGAGCTCCCCGCCTTCGATGGCGACGGGCTCGACGCGAGGTGGTGCGACGGCGACCTGCTCTTCCAGATCTGCGCGGACGACCCGCAGGTCGTCAGCGCGGCGATGCGATCGATCCGCGCGCGTATCCCCGGGTACGCGACGTTGCGGTGGACACAGTCCGGATTCCTCGGCGTGCCGGCGGACGGCGGTACGCCACGCAACATGTTCGGGCACAAGGACGGAACCTCCAATCCGCGCCTCGGTTCCGCCGAGCTGGCTGAGACCGTCTGGGCCCTCGACGACGAACCCGAGTGGTTCGCCGGAGGCACGTACCTCGTCTTCCGCAAGATCCGGATGAAGACGGCGGACTGGGATCTGACCGCCCGGGACGAGCAGGATGCCGTGATCGGCCGCCGCCGCTCCGACGGCGCACCGCTCACCGGGAAGGCCGAGTTCGACGAACCGGACCTCACGGCACGGTCGGGCGCTGACCCGGTCATCGCGACCGACGCCCACATCCGCCGCGTCCGGGGCATTCCGATGCTCCGGCGCAGCTACACCTACGACTACGGCCAGCTCATCGCGACCGCGGGCGGCAGCCCCGACCCGACCACGCCGGAGACCCAACACGAGCACGCCCCCGGCACCCCGGAACACACGCACGGTGGGCACGGCGCGATCGACGTGGGACTGTTGTTCTGCGCCTACGGGAACGATCCCGACGAGCAGTTCATCCGTGCCCAGCGCCGCAGCGCCGAGCAGGATCGGCTCAATCGGTTCGTCACCCACACCGGCAGTGCGATCTTCGCCGTCCTGCCTGGCTTCGGCGACGACGGATACCTCGGGGACACCCTGCTCCGAGGGCGGGGAGGAGGGTGA
- a CDS encoding multicopper oxidase family protein translates to MTTGPAATECATATTREPEQHRAQRWRRGRMAGPAILLGAVLITVATTFTACVFDANFGQGGSPFTPKDPPAFDTALPIPPLAESEVVDGVRVFSLTAGEGEMRFVDGMTTPTWGFDGDYLGPTLRAHRGEQVAVEVENELPETTTVHWHGMHLPAAMDGGPHQPIEPGGRWRPEWRIDQPAATLWYHPHPHGQTEEHVLRGLSGMFILEDESSDDVGLPAQYGVDDIPLIVQDKRFRSNGEFDFDAQGNEVGLLGNVILTNGAWGSVFNVTTELVRLRILNGSSARTYDFAFDDRRAFSLVATDGGLLGAPLATDHVRLSPGERAEIVVGVAPGTQTMLRSLPPDLGEVAAPFAYGGTDEFDVLLLRAAAELQPSAPLAERFAEIDRFVEADADTTRTFSVQDREINGRRMDIGRIDEVMQVDSTELWEVTNRDLFPHNWHVHDVQFQVLDIDGAEPPPELLGWKDTIYLEPRRQYRIMMRFEDYVDDEKPYMIHCHLLLHEDEGLMSQFVVSRGGPSRNTDPGDANGGHGH, encoded by the coding sequence ATGACCACCGGCCCAGCCGCCACCGAGTGCGCCACTGCAACCACCCGTGAACCCGAACAGCACCGTGCCCAGCGGTGGCGCCGCGGCCGGATGGCCGGTCCGGCGATTCTGCTCGGAGCCGTGCTGATCACGGTCGCGACCACCTTCACGGCGTGCGTCTTCGATGCGAACTTCGGCCAAGGCGGGTCTCCGTTCACGCCGAAGGATCCGCCGGCGTTCGACACGGCGCTGCCCATCCCGCCGCTGGCCGAGTCCGAAGTGGTCGACGGCGTCCGCGTGTTCTCGCTGACGGCCGGCGAGGGGGAGATGCGGTTCGTCGACGGCATGACCACCCCGACATGGGGGTTCGATGGCGACTATCTGGGCCCGACGCTCCGGGCGCACCGGGGCGAGCAGGTGGCGGTCGAGGTGGAGAACGAGCTTCCGGAGACCACGACCGTGCACTGGCACGGGATGCACCTGCCGGCCGCCATGGATGGCGGGCCTCACCAGCCGATCGAACCGGGTGGCCGGTGGCGTCCGGAATGGCGGATCGATCAACCGGCGGCGACGCTCTGGTATCACCCGCACCCGCACGGACAGACGGAGGAGCACGTGCTCCGTGGGCTGTCGGGCATGTTCATCCTGGAGGACGAGTCGAGCGACGACGTCGGGCTGCCTGCCCAGTACGGCGTCGACGACATCCCGCTCATCGTGCAGGACAAGCGATTCCGATCGAACGGTGAGTTCGACTTCGACGCCCAAGGCAATGAGGTGGGCCTGCTCGGGAACGTGATCCTCACGAACGGCGCCTGGGGCTCAGTGTTCAATGTGACGACGGAACTCGTGCGGCTGCGCATCCTCAACGGGTCCAGCGCAAGGACCTACGACTTCGCCTTCGACGACCGGCGCGCGTTCTCGCTCGTCGCCACGGACGGAGGGCTCCTCGGCGCCCCGCTGGCGACCGATCACGTGCGACTGTCACCCGGCGAGCGCGCGGAGATCGTGGTCGGGGTCGCGCCCGGTACGCAGACCATGCTGCGGTCGCTGCCGCCGGACCTCGGCGAGGTCGCGGCCCCCTTCGCGTACGGCGGGACCGACGAGTTCGATGTGCTGCTGCTCCGAGCTGCAGCGGAGTTGCAGCCCTCCGCACCGTTGGCCGAACGCTTCGCCGAGATCGACCGATTCGTCGAAGCGGACGCCGACACCACCCGGACGTTCAGCGTGCAGGACCGCGAGATCAACGGGCGCCGCATGGACATCGGCCGCATCGACGAGGTCATGCAGGTCGACTCCACGGAGCTCTGGGAGGTCACGAACCGCGACCTGTTCCCGCACAACTGGCACGTGCACGACGTGCAGTTCCAGGTGCTCGACATCGACGGGGCCGAACCGCCCCCGGAACTCCTGGGCTGGAAGGACACGATCTACCTCGAGCCGAGACGGCAGTACCGCATCATGATGCGGTTCGAGGACTACGTCGACGACGAGAAGCCCTACATGATCCACTGCCATCTCCTGCTCCACGAGGACGAAGGACTGATGTCCCAATTCGTGGTCAGTCGGGGCGGCCCGAGCCGGAACACGGACCCCGGCGACGCGAACGGAGGACACGGACATTGA
- a CDS encoding NAD-dependent epimerase/dehydratase family protein, which yields MRILILGGTSFIGRAIARALLGRGDVVALYHRGRTEPPELARAIHIHGDRADLPAHRPEIRRFRPDAVVDTYALTREDAAIAASVVPDGIPAIVLSSQDVYAAFDGFVSGEACAAVPLREDAPLRERRHLYRDDPPPGVPARYEKIDVEEGWSIRGATVLRLPMVYGPGDPQCREGFVLRRILAGRRAIPVGAGNLLWSRAHVEDVAAAVVAALGQPAARGTTINLAEPTTVSIRQWMQQIASAAEAQIDLVRVAEDALPPDLMLTKAHPQHVLVDTRLAEARLSWAPEPVEARVADSVRWHLEHRTPAPWTAADAAADDRALRRPHGVT from the coding sequence ATGCGAATCCTCATCCTCGGCGGCACCTCGTTCATCGGCCGCGCGATCGCCCGCGCGCTGCTCGGGCGCGGCGACGTCGTCGCGCTGTACCACCGGGGGCGCACCGAACCGCCCGAGCTCGCGCGCGCGATCCACATCCATGGTGACCGAGCGGACCTGCCGGCGCACCGGCCTGAGATCAGGCGGTTCCGGCCCGATGCGGTGGTCGACACCTACGCGTTGACTCGGGAGGATGCGGCGATCGCGGCGAGCGTCGTGCCGGATGGGATCCCCGCGATCGTGCTCTCCAGTCAGGACGTCTACGCGGCGTTCGATGGATTCGTCTCGGGCGAAGCCTGTGCCGCGGTCCCGTTGCGCGAGGATGCGCCGCTGCGCGAGCGCCGCCACCTCTACCGGGACGACCCACCGCCGGGTGTCCCGGCCCGGTACGAGAAGATCGACGTCGAGGAGGGGTGGTCGATACGCGGGGCGACCGTCTTGCGTCTGCCGATGGTCTACGGACCCGGGGACCCGCAGTGCCGCGAGGGGTTCGTGCTACGGCGGATCTTGGCCGGACGCCGGGCGATACCGGTCGGGGCGGGAAATCTGCTTTGGAGCCGCGCGCACGTGGAGGATGTCGCCGCGGCGGTCGTCGCAGCCCTCGGCCAGCCTGCGGCGCGGGGCACGACCATCAACCTCGCCGAGCCCACCACGGTGTCGATCCGCCAGTGGATGCAACAGATCGCCTCTGCCGCAGAAGCCCAGATCGACCTCGTGCGCGTCGCGGAGGACGCGCTTCCTCCCGACCTCATGCTCACGAAGGCGCATCCGCAGCACGTCCTGGTCGATACGCGACTCGCGGAGGCAAGACTGAGCTGGGCGCCGGAGCCGGTCGAAGCTCGCGTGGCCGACTCCGTGCGCTGGCATCTCGAGCATCGGACCCCGGCGCCCTGGACCGCCGCGGACGCGGCCGCCGACGACCGGGCACTTCGCCGGCCGCATGGGGTCACCTGA